The Raphanus sativus cultivar WK10039 chromosome 6, ASM80110v3, whole genome shotgun sequence sequence atttttttttaaatagtttgcGTTTGATAGGTATTCAATTTATGTTGTGTTAATGATTTAGCTGTATATGATATCAAAGTTTAATTctttttgatgtttttgaaCTCATATTGTATTTGTCTCATTGTTCACAGGTATGACGGTGGATCAGTTGCCTAAATGCCTATTCAAAGAGGGTACCGAAACACAAGTTGAGAAGGTGAACAACACTTGTAGAACTTCTATACTTGAGGAGGTGGAGAAGTACGTTGAGGCAGAGTACAAAGAAGTGTTGGCTGATCCGCTGTTTGCTCAGGTTATGGCAATTTATGAGCATAAGCTTCAGTATTCGGGGAGACTGATCCACACCTTTGCTTGTAAGCAGCTTCTTACCGCAAAACGTCATGAGTTGTGGTTCCATTATGCTCGGAGGCCTCTCAGATTTGCGATGCAAGAATTCCATGCGGTTACTGGTCTGAAATACAAAGACGACGAGCCTGACTTGGGTATTGATGATTGGAGCTATGATAAAGGGTTTTGGGGTAGGTTGCTAAGGAGGGAAAAAAAGATTAGCTTACAGGAAATCAGGAAGGTGCATCTGAAGGATTGTAATACCTGGTCTCATCTCGACAGGCTTAGGATGGTGTATTTGTGTGTGATCGTTGGTTTAGTTATGGCGAAGGATGAGAGGGTTTGCATCCCACACAAGTACATCAAGCTGGTTATGGATTTCGAGAAGATGAGGAAATATCCATGGGGTCGTGACTCCTTTGATTTGCTGGTGAAATCCATGATCGAAGCTAGGGGCAAAGTGAAGAAGCAGAACAGTTATGTTGTAGATGGATTCTCATATGCACTACAGATTTGGTTGATGGAGGCTATTCCAGACATCGGGTCTCTTTTGGGTCAGAAGCTCAGAGAAGGCGTCACTAGCATGCGATGTAGGAACTGGAAAGGATCTGCTAAGGTTTCTTATGACGATATTATTAGCATGGAGTCTAATTTTGCATCCACTGTAAGCTCTGATATCTTGACTTAATCTGACTGATATTTTTAGTTCTTAATGTTTGTGTCTAACCGTTTTAATTTGGTGATTTCTTGTAGGGAAATGTATTTCCATACATCTCTTCTACTGGAAATTGCAAGATCATTGTTGATGCTGGATTTGAACGGGACGATGAGATGAAAGATGAAAGAGTCGATCTCATCATTGACATGTACGAACAGAAGTATGACTGGAGTAAACATGTTTGGCAGCATCAGGAAACTGTCCAAGCATTTGTGTACAGTTCTGATGAAGATGGTTCAGAGGAAGAAGTGGCTCGTGAGTCGCGTGACACTGGACGGGAAGAAGTTGAAACCGTCCGTGTGTCTCCTGCAAAGAAGCGAAAGAACAAGTATCAGGACATTGGAGCCGAGTCAAGGAAGAAGAGGTTACTTTCCCAAAGATCAGCTGACAAATATAGAGATGTTGAAGAGGAAATGAAGTCTTATATCCAGGGTATGTTTAAGTCTTCATTTACTTCCTTGGCGCTTGAGGTACGTGACATAATTGAAGACCGCTTCACCAAATTAGAGGAGAAGTTGCTTTCATCTCAGAAAACTGGTCCTTCTCCTGCTCCTACTCCATCTTACACTCCTGGTCCTGTTCTAGCTTCTACTGATGCTCCTACTACTGTTGCGGCTTCTACCTTTGATCTTACTTCGGCTTCTACTCGCACTGGTGCTCCTCAAAAGACTTCTCGTGCTCCTGCTTCTTCTCGCGGTCGAGGTTCTGCTTCTTCTCGGGGCCGAGGTTCTGCTTCTACTCGCAGTCGAGAGTCGGCTCCCTCTCACACTGGTGCTCCTGCAGATGCTGCAAAGACAAGGTCACAGACAAAGGTAAACAAGAAGTAGATCTCTTTTGATGTCATGTACTGTTCTGGCggtttgtaatatatatttaaggaTGATGTGTTGTTTGATgtttgtaatatatatgtatggaTGGTTATGTGTACTTGCggtttgtaatatatatttaaggaTGATGTATTCACTGttctaatatatatgtttaaaaagtgttaatgtcttttttttgttttataaccaGGAAGAAGACATGTCTGATTTCTTTGGCAGCTTCTTTAGCACCTTAGATGCAACTTTAGGGACCCAAGAGCACTTAAAGAAAACAATGGGCAACCTTACACAAGAGTCTAATGTAGTAGGTTTTGATCTAACTCAAGACAAGCTATTTGAAGATCCTGAAGATTTCACCACGCCTTTGACTTCTTTCCGGCCATCGAGCCTTAAGAGTCCCTCCTTGACTGATATTGACAAGCCAGAAGTCCGATGCAAAGATAGTGACTATGCACTGGTTTTCCTTCCAGAAGAGAAATGGTCCAAACTAACTGAATGGTCCTTGAATCCCAAGTAAGTAATATTTTCTTGTTGTAGTTGTAATATTATCAATTCCCGTTTGAAGTAATTCTTACAaaagtgttttatttttacAGTCGACTTCAGATTGGGCCATCCACATTCGAGGAAGAGTTATGTAAGCGTGTGATCGGGCCTAATTGTTGGTTCAAGAACTATGTGAGTTTAGCTTAGAAATATTTGACAtctgttttacatttttacattCTGTTctcattatttaaaatttttgtcttttgttttacaGGAAATAGACGCCATGATGTATTTGTTTCAGGAAAAAACCTCTTTGTTGAGATGGAAGGCAAAACGAGTAGCTTTTATGAGCTGTTTGTTTAGTAATCAGATCATTTCGGCGTTCGGCAAGTTTGAGGGGAACAGGAAAGGGTACGAAATCGACGATATTCTCCTAGATTATGGAAGAGGTGAGCTGCCCTATCATGGAAGAACAGGCGCGGTGTGGTATGTTGATGTAGATCGTCTCTACATCCCGATCTTTGTCAACCAAAACCACTGGATCTCTATGTGTGTTAATTTAGGGAACCGGACAGTTGAGGTGTTCGATTGTGGGGGTAGAAAGAACACCAAGTCTGTGGAAGCATTCGCGAAAATCATTCCACGGATTGTCAAGGCTGTCCAGCCATCCGGTAATATGAAAGATTTCAATGTGAAACAGTATACTGTTTCATATGTCCCGATGCGCGGACTAAACAATAGTGGTAATGATTGTGGTGCATATGCTTTGAAGTTCATAGAGTGTCACGTACTTGGCTTAGATTTCTCTTTGGTAAACGACGAGAACATCCAAGAAGCCCGTCATAAGATAGCGTTTGATCTCTGGGAGGCAGCAAACGACGAGGTGTTGCAGTACCGAATGGCCACATTTAAGCCTCCAAAGCGTGCCCGAGAGAAAGTTGTAGAACTCGTTTGAACTCTTGATTGTTTTCCTGGAATTGATTGGTTTTCGTATTTGGATTAAGATGTAAAACTTGTGCCACAATTGTTATTGATATTTGgggttttctaattttattagaTTATGTGTTCAAATCATATTTGGATTACTGTAGATAACTAGTTTAAGATATTACTGTTATTGATATTTGAGGTTTTCTAATTCAAACCCTAAAGAAAATAgggttcaaaccctaaaccctaaatcgagTAGGGTTCaatctctaaaccctaaattgaGTAGGGTTCAATctctaatccctaaaccctaaatcaaataGGGTTCAATctctaatccctaaaccctaaatcaaataGGGTTCAATctctaatccctaaaccctaaatcaaataGGGTTCAATCTCTAATCCCTAAATCAAATAAAGAGTGACCAACTTCGAGTTTTGTATTTATCAAGTCAATTCTAATGATTTGTAAATTACTATGTAATGTTTATTAAGTTTTAGTGTGATGATTTCGAAATACAAAGTAGAGTTTTCGATTTTGGGATTGTAGTGTTCTTATTCATTTTAGTGTTGGAGTGTAGTATCTTAGAACTCGATTTAATGTTAATAGAGTAACCCCTTTTGAGGTTTATACCCGCTTGGACCCACccgaatttaaaaaaaacccACCCGAGACCCGGATCCAGACAACCCCAAAACACGTGAAATTGTATCATTTGTTGAAACAAAGGAAACCAAACAAGAGAGAAAGGGCGATTAGGGTTCTTCATCGGCGACTCTAGAAACGAGACCAAACATGAGCAGTTCGTCAATTTCCTCCTCTCGTTTTCCTCGAATTTCAACTCATGGTGTCCCTTCAAGATGCTGGTGTGGGGAGGGCATAACCACTTTTGCATCTTCGACGACGGAGAATCGGTATCGAAGATTCTACCGATGCGAAGTTGCAATACATGTAACTCGATTCAGTCGTTACTTTGCTTTTCTTTATGTGATTTCAGTCCTTCCTTTGCTTTCCTTTATGTAAccacttttgtttttgtttctggtAGAAAAAATCTGAGAATCATCTATTTAAATGGATTGATGAAGCTTTGCTTGACGAGATACGAGAAGTAGATGCGAAACATGATAGGGTTTCTCGACGGCTTGCTAGAGTTGAACACGAGATGACACAGAAGATGAATGAGAAGGTGACGTTGGAGATTGCTAGAGTAGAACATGAGATGACACAGAAGATGAATGAGAAGGTAATAGTGGAGATTGCTAGAGTCCAAGAAGAGATACAAAAGAAGCTAAAGATTGCGACAGTGGCGATGGTACTTGTCGGAGCCATCGCAGTGATGTGGACTTCTCATACTGTCTGAACTAGTTCTAGTGATGCTCATTATAATTAGCTTCTGTTTACAACTTCTTGCTGGGTCATTATTGGCTTCTTGTTTACAATTGATAGGTCGTTCTATTCAGCTTCTTTTTACAACTTTATGCAAGAGTCTTCGCAGGTAGTTGCAGTTTGAAGTAGAGTACAAAAAGCAATCAAGTAATTATGATAAAACGAGTAAATCAAGTAGAACAAGAAAATCCAAAAGCAAACAAAACGAGTAAATCAAGTAGTCAACaacaataagaaaaaatagaaaatcagaGCTAAATAGCTCTGTCACATGTAGCCCTGTTATGATTCTCTTCGCCACATCGACTGCATCTGCGCCTCTTTTTTTCTTGACCTCGTTGGGACGAACGAAGCTTGTCTTCAACTGTCTCGTATCTGcgttttcttctccttcctgctcctcttcttgattcAGGCGGTAGTACACTAGCAATTTCAACTTCATTTGGAACAACCCAACTATCTTCAGGAACACCTATTGGATTGATAGTTTCTTGATAAGCTGTTCTCCATGTGGAAGTAGTGTACATGTCATCCGTTAGTGAGGATGGGGATCGGCCAACTGTTAAACCTGCTTTGATGGCGTGTCTACATGGAATTTTAAGCAGGTCATATTTCCCACATGAGCAAGTTCTTCTGTCCAAATCAACCAGGCAGTCAAATGTATCTCCACGAACCAAGAAACGATGCTCGTTAACTGGTTGCACAAGAAACGTTCTACCCTTGGTAATCCGCCTATCTATCTTTTTCTCGATGCGGATAGTTAATGGTTTTGTATGCTTCCTGCTTTTTGTCCGACGTTCAAAGAACCAACGAGTTAGCATTTCTCTGATGCTATCCAACAACGGAATGACTGGATACTCTCTTGGTGAGCGCAAAGCTGAGTTGATTGATTCAGCCGGGTTTGTCGTCCTGATGTCGTACCTGAATCCTTGAAACCGACAGCGAGCCCACTTTCTAACATCTGCATCAACCAAATATTTTCCAATAGCTGGACTGATATTGCACACAGCTTCGAATCGCGTCCGAAAATCAACGACTCTATAAGCTTTAGAAGCTTTTGCAATCAATCCAACCATTCCATTTCCTCTGTAATGTGTGACCACATTATTCAACAAATGGTGAATGCAGATTCCGTGTTCAGCAAGAGGATATACATTCTCAATCGCCTTACAAAGTGAGCTATTTCTGTCTGATACAAAAGCTAGGGAACGGTCGTCAGCTACAACAACTTGTAGCTCTCTCATAAACCAATCCCACGAGCGATCATTTTCTGAGTCCACAACCGCAAATGCAATAGGATACAAGTTAGAGTTTCCATCTAAAGCTGTCGCAACAAGTAATACCCCTTTGTATTTGCTCTTCAAAAATGTCCCATCGACAACAAGAACTTTTCGCATGGCTGTGTGAAAACCTCGCACAGATTGCCCAAACGAAACAAAGAGAAATCGGAATCTACCATCAACATCAGTCTCATAAAACGTGTGTGTTCCTGGATTAGCTTCTTTCAGCATGTGCAAGTATTTCGGAATTTTTTCAAAACTCTTCTCCGGAATACCTCGGAccatattaattgcaaactctCGAGCATCCCATGCTAAGGACTTAGATATCTCACATCCATGATCCATTCTCATAATCTGTATGATATCGTTAACTTTGGGACCTTCTTTCACACCCTCGTACCTATGCATTATTAGACTCCCAATAGTTTTCGCAGAAGCTGTCCGACCACCATTTTTCATACTCGACGCAGCACATGTATGATCCGCCACATATTTTTTGATGATGAAATATGTGGATCCTGATAACCCCTCAGCACGAACACTCCAGTTGCAATGATTGTCAATGCATCTGATGTACCAAAGTTTTCTGTCCGATTTCACAACTTTGTAATCGAAGTGATGCTTCATCGCTGACATTTCCAACGCTGCTTTCAACAGCGATTTGTTTTGAAAGGTTTCACCTCTCTTCACAACATCCACCAAAGAAAACCGAACACTGTTTTCCTTAGGATCTTCTTCTGCAGTTGAGACGacaacatcatcttcttcaacatCCTGGCTTGATTCAGATGAACTACCATCGTCATCTTGAGGTGGAAACGAGGAAGGTTCACCTTTCTCTCTGAAAGGCGAGTTGGATTCCTTCATATCAACTTCAAAGTCTTGGCTGTTTCCATTGATAGGTGAAGTTGACACACACAACCTTGTAGAAGCTTTTCCTCGTACATATGTTTTTTGACTTGTCTATCATTCGCAATGATCACTGGCGGACAGTCTACTGCACCGATTAACTCCATAGGTAAGTAGCTTAACTCCAGCTCAAACTCGTTTTGGTCTATTCCAAAATCATCAAAAGCCAAAATCCTTAGATATTCAAAGGAACTTGTCAACTCCACAACCAATACTCTACCCCGTTTCTTCTCATCAACAGCAAATTCCCATCCTTTAAGGGGACTGAATTTCCACACCCCACAAGAAGCATAAATATGCATCTTCAACAATAGCTTCAAAATTTTTGGttgatttctaaaaaaaatcttaataacgtgtgtgaggaagaaggagatcacgttttttaattttttttaaaaaaaaattaatttaggaAACATgaaaatcactaaaatttagGAAGTTTtagattcaaaaatatacactTAACAGATTTTGGAGATATTtaaggaaaattaacatttctGCGTCGGTAGAGGGAACCATCTACTCCCGTAGAATATAGTTAAGAGGGTAGATTGTGTAATACAACTGTGGTAGGGAAATACATTTTCGTAGATTACTTTGTTAAACTTTCGTAGAGTACTTCTATAATGGCAGATTATTTGCTCAAATGAAATCTACCGTAGTTCAGAACTAAGTTAACATGGCAGGCGGTTCATTCTACGAAAgtagatttatattttacagTGGATTTGCTCGTCTACGGCCGTAGATATGTAAGTGATTAGTAGAACCAGTTACCTTCGAGCCCGTAGACGGTAGATTAGATTGTCTACGAGCCGTAGACCagaatataaaattatgatCTACTTATATTTAATCaacaaaactatttttcataTGATTGTCTCTTGTTCATGTAcgatttgtatattttttcatatttttcggacttttaaaataattgttatgaatttttaaagttCATCAGGGACATGAAAGTCAAAAACAagcaaaaaatgaaattatggCAAAGGGACAATGCACTTGTTTTTCtattccgttttggcaattttttctattttttaattactaatcAAGTAAAAAagtttgtataaaatatttctaatatatgagtgtttttaaaattttaaataataacgAGAAGATGAAAACTTCatgaaaaattcagaaaatatgattaaaaacataaaagtcatgatatttacttaatttatttgtcaaatactaatatatatcgGTGAAATAATTATGTCTGTATATGCGGGTAAAACACCTAATCAAAAACTAGAAACGAAAttcgtttttttattaaataaatgattacaattaataataataagaattatccaaaatctaaaaatatataaaatatctttttgtatatgtatatattgttGTCATCTGAAATTAGTTTTACACGTATTAGTAAATAACTATAAAATGATTATGTCCGCATGTGCggatagaatatatatatatatatatatatatatatatatatatatatatatatattattattaattacacatATCATCTTTAAATCTATTTTGAACCAATaccatattttgaaaaaaacaaatgaaaaaaacataaaaagattaattattgtgGTTCAATAAtggtaatttttaaatcaaCCAAGGAtcaacaaatgaaaaaaaaaacatgcggTTTTTAAGAATATATCAAAGTCTAGTAATTGATTAATgaagaaaatttaattatgaaacattatactccttctgtttttgaatagtgtcgttttagagttgtgtatacggattaagaaatcattaaattttacatatttttcatacaaaaacatcattaccaatatattttaaccaataaaaaaataaaatactaaataaaattaataaattatgcatTGAAATAATGAAACCACACTTATTTTGTAAGGAAACAATTTTATCTACTACGACACTTACTGAGAAAGAGGGAGTATAAtgagaaaaaatgaaagaaatcgAAATGTTGACGCGTCGTGACTCGTGAGTCAATGGTGTCCTTTTCTCTTGCCTTCTTGGCATTTTTATGCTCAAAAAGTCTTCAAATTTTGGTTACAGGTCCATATCTTTCTGAACACAGCACTATTGATAACTCTCTTCCTGTCTTTATCAAAGTCCCCCGCGACGTTGTAGTTACTTGATTATCGTCTAAATCGGCCGATGTCGGTCAGAAACACTTATGCCCAGATGGTAGATGGTGGGAATTGTCTAAATCGTCCACACTTCCCGTGACATCTCTGTCTTGATTGGGACACTAGGTGTGATGATGAATTTTAACAGCCATGTTTTCTGCACTGCAAGTGTTTGATAAAATGCCTGAACAGAGGAgttgatgtaaaaaaaatggttttactgagctttgtaagtttttttttttggaacttagCTTTGCAACTTGCAtcaaaatgaattaattttcaGGTCTGTATTAATCCTTCTTGTAGATTTCAAAAGCTCCAAACTTGTTTTCTTTGTAGAAAGTTGACTTATACACGCTATTCTTTGTGGACAGCTCtgtattcttctttttttcgaCTTCTTGTTTCATTGgttgaatattaattttcattGACTTAACCGTCAACATGGTTTCTCATTTGCTCATATAGAATTATTATCTTGTACAAAAATTGGAATAACATATGAGAAAGATGAGTATGGTTTTATTTGCTTGCTCTCTCTTACTTATCATCTTCCCAGCCTGTGGTTATGCAGCTATAAACACATCAAGCCCTTTGTCAACAGGACAGACTCTGAGCTCCCCTGGTGGGTTTTATGAGTTAGGCTTCTTCAGTCCTAATAATACCCGGAATCTCTATGTCGGGATCTGGTTCAAGGAAATCGTTCCTCGGGTGGTTGTGTGGGTGGCTAACAGAGACAAACCAGTCACAAACTCTGCGGCAAATCTCACCATCAGCAGCAGCAACGGGAGACTGATCTTGCTTGATGGGAAACAAGATGTTATATGGTCTACAGGGGATGCTTTCTCATCCAACAAGTGTCATGCCGAGCTTCAGGACACCGGAAACCTTGTTGTAGTTGATGATGTTTCAAGAACAGTTCTGTGGCAAAGCTTCGAGAATCTTGGTGATACTATGGTGCCTCAGTCATCGTTGATGTATGATCTTTCCAGCGGCAAGAAGCGTGTATTGACTTCGTGGAAAAGCAACAGCGATCCATCTCCCGGGGGCTTCTCACTGGAGATTACGCCACAAGTCCCCTTGCAAGGCCTTATAAGAAGAGGCTCAGCGCCTTACTGGAGAACTGGTCCATGGGCGAAAACAAGATTCACTGGCTTCCCACAGTTTGATGAATCATATGTAAGTCCATTCAGCGTTGTCCAGGACTTAGCAGCTGGTGCAGGATCTTTCTCTTACTCCACGTTGAGAAACTTCAATCTATCGTATATCACCCTAACACCAGAGGGGGAGATGAAGATTTACTGGGATCAAGGCAAAAGATGGTTGCATCACGTTACAGAGCCAGATCACTCGTGTGATATATACGGTGCTTGTGGGCCTTTTGGTTTGTGTGTGAGATCCAGTACCCCGAAGTGTATATGCGTGAAAGGGTTTGTACCAAAGTCAGATGAGGAGTGGAGAAAAAGGAACTGGACAAGTGGGTGTGTGAGACGTAAACAGTTGTCTTGCCACCAGGCAAACTCTTCTCTGCAAACGCAAGGCAAAGATACAGACGTCTTCTATCGTATGAACAATGTGAAGACTCCGGATATGCACCAGTTTGTAAGCTTTCTCGATGCAGAAATGTGCTACCAAGGCTGTCTAGGGAACTGTTCTTGCACAGCCTTTGCTTATATAAGTGGAATTGGATGCTTAGTATGGAATGGGAAGCTAGTAGACACTGTTCAGTTTTTGTCTAATGGAGAAACTATCTCCCTTCGTCTTGCACGTTCGGAACTGGGTAAGATTTAAAACATatagtttaattgtttttagtaCAATTATAGTTATAATGTTCTGTTTTCTGGCGAATATCTATCTCAGCTGGAAGCAATCGAACCAAGATTGTAGTAGGTTCTATTGCCAGCCTTTGCATTATCGCAATCTTGATCTTTGCCGCATTTCTGTTCCGGAGATACAGAGGGAAACAAAAAGGTTAGACACTGAAAAACTTAgcatttttgtttcctttgtcCCAGTATTTTGGTTC is a genomic window containing:
- the LOC130496053 gene encoding uncharacterized protein LOC130496053, with translation MTVDQLPKCLFKEGTETQVEKVNNTCRTSILEEVEKYVEAEYKEVLADPLFAQVMAIYEHKLQYSGRLIHTFACKQLLTAKRHELWFHYARRPLRFAMQEFHAVTGLKYKDDEPDLGIDDWSYDKGFWGRLLRREKKISLQEIRKVHLKDCNTWSHLDRLRMVYLCVIVGLVMAKDERVCIPHKYIKLVMDFEKMRKYPWGRDSFDLLVKSMIEARGKVKKQNSYVVDGFSYALQIWLMEAIPDIGSLLGQKLREGVTSMRCRNWKGSAKVSYDDIISMESNFASTGNVFPYISSTGNCKIIVDAGFERDDEMKDERVDLIIDMYEQKYDWSKHVWQHQETVQAFVYSSDEDGSEEEVARESRDTGREEVETVRVSPAKKRKNKYQDIGAESRKKRLLSQRSADKYRDVEEEMKSYIQGMFKSSFTSLALEVRDIIEDRFTKLEEKLLSSQKTGPSPAPTPSYTPGPVLASTDAPTTVAASTFDLTSASTRTGAPQKTSRAPASSRGRGSASSRGRGSASTRSRESAPSHTGAPADAAKTRSQTKVNKK
- the LOC108811875 gene encoding G-type lectin S-receptor-like serine/threonine-protein kinase SD1-29; this translates as MVSFSLAFLAFLCSKSLQILVTACGYAAINTSSPLSTGQTLSSPGGFYELGFFSPNNTRNLYVGIWFKEIVPRVVVWVANRDKPVTNSAANLTISSSNGRLILLDGKQDVIWSTGDAFSSNKCHAELQDTGNLVVVDDVSRTVLWQSFENLGDTMVPQSSLMYDLSSGKKRVLTSWKSNSDPSPGGFSLEITPQVPLQGLIRRGSAPYWRTGPWAKTRFTGFPQFDESYVSPFSVVQDLAAGAGSFSYSTLRNFNLSYITLTPEGEMKIYWDQGKRWLHHVTEPDHSCDIYGACGPFGLCVRSSTPKCICVKGFVPKSDEEWRKRNWTSGCVRRKQLSCHQANSSLQTQGKDTDVFYRMNNVKTPDMHQFVSFLDAEMCYQGCLGNCSCTAFAYISGIGCLVWNGKLVDTVQFLSNGETISLRLARSELAGSNRTKIVVGSIASLCIIAILIFAAFLFRRYRGKQKDARKNEFEPPQDILGVNFFQMHTIRAATNNFSSSNKLGQGGFGPVYKGNLLDGKEIAVKRLSSSSGQGTEEFMNEITLISKLQHRNLVRLLGYCIEREEKLLIYEFMVNKSLDIFLFDPTLKLQIDWPKRFDIIQGIARGLLYLHRDSRLRVIHRDLKVSNILLDEEMNPKISDFGLARLFQGTQFQYSTQRVAGTLGYMSPEYAWAGLFSEKSDIYSFGVLMLEIISGEKISRFTFGDERKGLVAYAWESWCESGGFNLLDRDLNDSCNAFEVARCVQVGLLCVQHEAADRPNTLQVMSMITSTTDLPIPKQPIFAVQNVETSNDGSTSKDLFSVNDLTHSVIQGR
- the LOC108839345 gene encoding uncharacterized protein At4g04775-like, with the protein product MSSSSISSSRFPRISTHGVPSRCWCGEGITTFASSTTENRYRRFYRCEVAIHKKSENHLFKWIDEALLDEIREVDAKHDRVSRRLARVEHEMTQKMNEKVTLEIARVEHEMTQKMNEKVIVEIARVQEEIQKKLKIATVAMVLVGAIAVMWTSHTV
- the LOC130495502 gene encoding uncharacterized protein LOC130495502; amino-acid sequence: MHIYASCGVWKFSPLKGWEFAVDEKKRGRVLVVELTSSFEYLRILAFDDFGIDQNEFELELSYLPMELIGAVDCPPVIIANDRQVKKHIQDFEVDMKESNSPFREKGEPSSFPPQDDDGSSSESSQDVEEDDVVVSTAEEDPKENSVRFSLVDVVKRGETFQNKSLLKAALEMSAMKHHFDYKVVKSDRKLWYIRCIDNHCNWSVRAEGLSGSTYFIIKKYVADHTCAASSMKNGGRTASAKTIGSLIMHRYEGVKEGPKVNDIIQIMRMDHGCEISKSLAWDAREFAINMVRGIPEKSFEKIPKYLHMLKEANPGTHTFYETDVDGRFRFLFVSFGQSVRGFHTAMRKVLVVDGTFLKSKYKGVLLVATALDGNSNLYPIAFAVVDSENDRSWDWFMRELQVVVADDRSLAFVSDRNSSLCKAIENVYPLAEHGICIHHLLNNVVTHYRGNGMVGLIAKASKAYRVVDFRTRFEAVCNISPAIGKYLVDADVRKWARCRFQGFRYDIRTTNPAESINSALRSPREYPVIPLLDSIREMLTRWFFERRTKSRKHTKPLTIRIEKKIDRRITKGRTFLVQPVNEHRFLVRGDTFDCLVDLDRRTCSCGKYDLLKIPCRHAIKAGLTVGRSPSSLTDDMYTTSTWRTAYQETINPIGVPEDSWVVPNEVEIASVLPPESRRGAGRRRKRRYETVEDKLRSSQRGQEKKRRRCSRCGEENHNRATCDRAI